From a region of the Streptomyces tirandamycinicus genome:
- a CDS encoding Lrp/AsnC family transcriptional regulator: MDEIDRAILRELQNDGRLSNQELAQRIGLTPSPCMRRVRQLEQDGVIQGYRAVVDPDAVDRGFEVLVSIEVARDREVVESFEAALQDIPDVVEAYRLFGSPGCLLRIAVSDLRAYERLWIEQLTALSGVTEVNSQIIMKRIKEPRGLPVDG; encoded by the coding sequence ATGGACGAGATCGACAGGGCAATCTTGCGCGAGCTGCAGAACGACGGTCGGCTGAGCAACCAGGAGCTGGCCCAGCGCATCGGCCTCACCCCCTCCCCCTGCATGCGCCGCGTCCGGCAACTGGAGCAGGACGGTGTGATCCAGGGCTACCGGGCGGTCGTCGACCCGGACGCGGTCGACCGGGGGTTCGAGGTGCTGGTCTCCATCGAGGTGGCGCGCGACCGCGAGGTGGTCGAGTCCTTCGAGGCGGCTCTCCAGGACATCCCGGACGTCGTCGAGGCGTACCGGCTCTTCGGCAGCCCGGGGTGTCTGCTGCGCATCGCGGTGAGCGACCTCCGGGCCTACGAACGGTTGTGGATCGAGCAGTTGACGGCACTGTCCGGCGTCACCGAGGTCAACTCCCAGATCATCATGAAACGGATCAAGGAACCGCGCGGACTGCCGGTGGACGGCTGA
- a CDS encoding carbonic anhydrase, which produces MQSLIEHARQFPARIAGQQGAYAALARGQQPQALFITCSDSRVIPSLITGARPGDIFEVRTAGNIVPPWQPQAACAVGGSLEFALEALEVPDIVVCGHSHCGAVKGLLREQDVRSMPLVRGWLTRAGHRTGRNAPAAASSTEEELAPAVQRHVLTQLDHLRSYPCVTRRLETGRLRLHAWYYTVETGEVLACAPDGRTFRPL; this is translated from the coding sequence ATGCAGTCACTCATCGAGCACGCCCGTCAGTTCCCGGCGCGGATCGCCGGCCAGCAGGGCGCCTACGCGGCGCTCGCGCGGGGGCAGCAGCCCCAGGCGCTCTTCATCACCTGCTCCGACTCCCGGGTGATCCCCTCCCTGATCACCGGCGCCCGGCCCGGTGACATCTTCGAGGTGCGCACCGCCGGGAACATCGTTCCCCCGTGGCAGCCGCAGGCGGCCTGCGCGGTCGGGGGCAGCCTGGAGTTCGCCCTGGAGGCCCTGGAGGTGCCCGACATCGTCGTGTGCGGGCACTCGCACTGCGGTGCCGTCAAGGGCCTGCTGCGGGAGCAGGACGTCCGGAGCATGCCGCTGGTACGGGGCTGGCTCACCAGGGCCGGGCACCGCACCGGCCGAAACGCCCCCGCAGCGGCGTCGTCCACCGAGGAGGAACTGGCACCCGCCGTGCAGCGGCACGTGCTGACCCAGCTGGACCATCTGCGGAGCTACCCCTGCGTCACCCGGCGGCTGGAGACGGGCCGGCTGCGGCTGCACGCCTGGTACTACACGGTCGAGACCGGCGAGGTCCTCGCCTGCGCACCGGACGGCCGCACCTTCCGGCCCCTGTGA
- a CDS encoding alcohol dehydrogenase: MSTYRVAQVATAGGPFEVVEREVPEPGPCHVRITVEACGICHSDAFFTTAALPGITFPVVPGHEIAGRVDALGEGLDGWGRQVGDRVAVGWFGGSCGHCAPCRQGDFIVCQNLKVPGWAYDGGFAECVVAPVDALAPIPDALTAAHAGPMACAGVTTYNGLRHSAARPGDLVAVLGIGGLGHLAVQYAVAMGFETVAIARGADKAELSEQLGAHHYIDSTAGTSVAEALLSLGGAKAVLATAANSAAITATVDGLAPRGELVVIGADPKALGINPLQLLMSGRVVRGHPSGTAQDVQDTMEFSALHGIRPTVETLPLASADEAYRKMLSGGARFRMVLTSG; encoded by the coding sequence ATGAGTACCTATCGAGTCGCGCAGGTCGCCACCGCCGGAGGGCCGTTCGAGGTCGTCGAGCGGGAGGTGCCGGAGCCAGGCCCCTGCCATGTGCGGATCACCGTCGAGGCCTGCGGAATCTGCCACAGCGACGCCTTCTTCACAACTGCCGCGCTGCCGGGCATCACCTTCCCGGTGGTCCCCGGTCATGAGATCGCCGGACGCGTCGACGCCCTGGGCGAGGGCCTCGACGGCTGGGGCCGGCAGGTCGGCGACCGGGTGGCCGTCGGCTGGTTCGGCGGCAGCTGCGGGCACTGCGCCCCCTGCCGGCAGGGCGACTTCATCGTGTGCCAGAACCTCAAGGTGCCGGGATGGGCCTACGACGGAGGGTTCGCGGAGTGCGTCGTCGCACCGGTCGACGCCCTGGCACCGATACCCGACGCGCTGACGGCAGCCCACGCGGGACCGATGGCCTGCGCCGGAGTGACCACGTACAACGGGCTGCGGCACAGTGCCGCCCGGCCGGGCGACCTGGTAGCCGTGCTCGGCATCGGCGGTCTCGGCCATCTCGCGGTGCAGTACGCGGTCGCGATGGGATTCGAGACCGTGGCCATCGCCCGCGGGGCCGACAAGGCCGAACTCTCCGAACAGCTCGGCGCCCACCACTACATCGACAGCACTGCCGGCACATCCGTCGCCGAGGCCCTGCTGTCCCTCGGCGGCGCCAAGGCCGTCCTCGCCACGGCAGCCAACTCCGCGGCCATCACGGCCACCGTGGACGGGCTGGCGCCCCGCGGCGAGCTGGTGGTGATCGGCGCCGATCCCAAGGCGCTGGGAATCAACCCGCTGCAACTGCTGATGAGCGGCCGGGTCGTCCGCGGCCACCCGTCCGGCACCGCGCAGGACGTCCAGGACACGATGGAGTTCAGCGCCCTGCACGGTATCCGCCCGACGGTCGAGACCCTGCCGCTGGCCTCGGCCGACGAGGCCTACCGGAAGATGCTGTCGGGCGGCGCCCGCTTCCGGATGGTTCTCACCTCCGGCTGA
- a CDS encoding asparaginase codes for MGRIVVISTGGTIASRRQGAGLAAAADGGEVMATAPLPEGVSVEIVDLCSVNSPRLTTRHQLTLLRTVHEVLEDPAVDGIVVTHGTDTLEESAFLVDLHHDDPRPVVFTGAQLPLGAADGDGPGNLHDALLTAATTRGLGVVIVFDGKVHPARGTVKTQTLALDAFADPSGARLGSIGFGRVSVLRRPLRPAALPLPAVPDAAVPRVDMIMHHCDADALMFDAAVAAGARGVVLVATGAGNATPEIAEAVAAATSRGVLVALTTRVQAGPVSEIYTHGGAVDLVAAGAVPTGTLRAGQARIAVLSALLATTDPREGERLLRHALGEPAVTDTRPADLARV; via the coding sequence GTGGGACGGATCGTCGTCATCAGCACCGGAGGGACGATAGCCAGCCGCCGGCAGGGTGCCGGCCTCGCCGCCGCCGCCGACGGCGGCGAGGTCATGGCCACCGCCCCGCTGCCGGAGGGCGTCAGCGTCGAGATCGTCGACCTCTGCAGCGTGAACAGCCCCCGGCTCACCACCCGCCACCAGCTGACCCTGCTCCGCACCGTCCACGAGGTGCTCGAGGACCCGGCGGTCGACGGCATCGTCGTCACGCATGGCACGGACACCCTCGAGGAGTCCGCCTTCCTGGTCGACCTCCACCACGACGACCCGCGCCCGGTGGTCTTCACCGGCGCACAGCTCCCCCTCGGGGCGGCGGACGGCGACGGACCCGGCAACCTCCACGACGCCCTGCTGACCGCCGCGACGACCCGCGGCCTCGGCGTCGTGATCGTCTTCGACGGGAAGGTGCACCCGGCCCGCGGCACCGTCAAGACACAGACCCTCGCCCTCGACGCCTTCGCCGACCCCTCCGGCGCCCGCCTCGGCAGCATCGGCTTCGGCCGGGTCTCCGTCCTGCGCCGGCCGCTGCGCCCCGCGGCGCTTCCGCTGCCCGCCGTACCGGATGCCGCCGTTCCCCGCGTCGACATGATCATGCACCACTGCGACGCCGACGCCCTGATGTTCGACGCCGCGGTGGCCGCCGGGGCCCGGGGCGTCGTCCTGGTGGCCACCGGGGCCGGGAACGCGACCCCGGAGATCGCCGAGGCCGTCGCCGCCGCCACCTCCCGTGGCGTGCTCGTCGCCCTGACCACGCGGGTCCAGGCCGGTCCGGTCAGCGAGATCTACACCCACGGCGGCGCCGTCGACCTCGTGGCCGCGGGCGCCGTGCCGACCGGGACACTCCGCGCCGGACAGGCCCGGATCGCCGTACTGAGCGCGTTGCTCGCCACCACCGACCCGCGCGAGGGGGAGCGGCTGCTGCGCCACGCGCTCGGCGAACCGGCGGTCACCGACACCAGGCCGGCGGACCTGGCGCGCGTCTAG
- a CDS encoding ATP-binding protein, with product MSTDELTGTPRPEAVVPRTPSQARSRVEASLREWLVPAPGAPDTEVVGDAVLVTSELVTNALRHGGGMTSFDVEVTDEGCRVSVGDRSDQLPESAGPGDGGGCDGEGGGPRVGGHGWRVIRRLARSVTITPQAHGGKRVSVLISLA from the coding sequence ATGTCTACTGATGAACTGACCGGGACACCCCGTCCCGAGGCCGTGGTACCCCGAACCCCTTCGCAGGCGCGGTCCAGAGTGGAGGCGTCGCTGCGGGAGTGGCTGGTACCCGCACCCGGTGCCCCCGACACGGAAGTGGTCGGCGATGCCGTCCTCGTGACGTCCGAGCTGGTGACGAACGCCCTCCGCCACGGTGGCGGCATGACCAGTTTCGACGTCGAGGTGACCGACGAGGGGTGCCGGGTGAGCGTCGGGGACCGCAGCGACCAGCTTCCCGAGTCGGCCGGTCCCGGCGACGGCGGTGGCTGCGACGGCGAGGGCGGCGGGCCGCGCGTCGGCGGCCACGGGTGGCGGGTGATCCGCAGGCTGGCACGCAGCGTCACGATCACCCCGCAGGCACACGGCGGGAAACGCGTCAGCGTCCTGATCTCCCTGGCCTGA
- a CDS encoding ATP-binding protein yields the protein MLSGDVAGEQRPARPSVPTSAAAARDQVERLLEEHFRGTPRHGPPAVVLTDALLVTSELVTNAIRHGGGVTAFTARVTGEGLVLTVRDRNPEAPAVRLHPEGQTFPVGGYGWPLVQRLATRIHIAPLREGKTIRVLLPLPPHSPPEPGP from the coding sequence ATGCTGTCAGGCGACGTGGCCGGGGAGCAACGTCCTGCGCGGCCGTCGGTGCCGACCAGCGCGGCCGCCGCCCGCGACCAGGTCGAACGGCTGCTGGAGGAGCACTTCCGGGGGACACCCCGACACGGGCCGCCGGCCGTGGTCCTGACGGACGCTCTGCTGGTCACCTCGGAGCTGGTGACCAACGCGATCCGGCACGGCGGCGGTGTCACCGCCTTCACGGCCCGGGTGACGGGCGAGGGGCTGGTGCTGACGGTGCGGGACCGCAACCCCGAGGCACCCGCCGTGCGACTCCACCCTGAGGGACAGACGTTCCCCGTGGGCGGCTACGGCTGGCCCCTCGTCCAGCGGCTCGCCACGCGCATCCACATCGCGCCGCTGCGTGAGGGGAAGACGATACGGGTCCTGCTCCCCCTCCCCCCGCACTCCCCGCCGGAACCCGGGCCGTAG
- a CDS encoding ArsR/SmtB family transcription factor has translation MMTSVDTDLIRVLADPLRLRIVTLLARETLCTSHLVEETGARQTNLSNHLKVLREAGVVETEPCGRFTYYRLKPDVIESLADRFAELASTARATAEADLRRSCP, from the coding sequence ATGATGACGTCAGTCGACACTGACCTGATTCGGGTTCTGGCCGACCCGCTCAGGCTCCGGATCGTGACACTCCTCGCCCGGGAGACCCTCTGCACCAGCCATCTCGTCGAGGAGACCGGCGCCAGGCAGACCAATCTCTCCAACCACCTGAAGGTGCTGCGCGAAGCGGGCGTGGTGGAGACCGAGCCGTGCGGGCGCTTCACCTACTACCGGCTCAAGCCCGACGTCATCGAGTCGCTCGCCGACCGGTTCGCCGAACTGGCGAGCACCGCGCGCGCCACCGCGGAGGCGGACCTCAGGCGATCCTGCCCCTGA
- a CDS encoding GPP34 family phosphoprotein: MTTARDLMIIALDAAPSRPVEQGDLSLALAGAEVVDLLAAEAVTLDGDRIVPGLGPATDDPLLSRAASALVRERPYELVGDWLWRRGRGLSAAYLAALEAEGLFGRQRRRGLFSRERRVTRADTPDRRAAVERLASAEPILAALTSALGLPGPGGPGGPGGPGGSSESSETVGPGGLGGPGSLGSQDEQGGQDETGRQDETGRRAGSGETREGPGAGGSPGGSAGVSDDVDTVLAAVLDALTRLQAIRQRRAVAQAAFDNVWRGD, encoded by the coding sequence ATGACCACTGCACGCGACCTGATGATCATCGCCTTGGATGCGGCGCCGAGCCGCCCCGTCGAGCAGGGCGATCTGTCACTCGCGCTCGCCGGAGCCGAGGTCGTCGACCTGCTCGCCGCCGAGGCCGTCACCCTGGACGGCGACCGGATCGTGCCCGGCCTCGGCCCTGCCACCGACGATCCGCTGCTGAGCCGGGCCGCCTCGGCGCTTGTCCGCGAGCGGCCGTACGAACTCGTCGGCGACTGGCTCTGGCGCAGGGGCCGGGGCCTGTCCGCGGCCTATCTGGCCGCGCTCGAGGCGGAGGGGCTGTTCGGCCGGCAGCGCCGCCGCGGGCTGTTCTCCCGGGAGCGCCGCGTTACGCGGGCCGATACGCCCGACCGGCGCGCCGCGGTGGAACGCCTGGCCTCGGCGGAGCCGATCCTGGCGGCACTGACGTCGGCCCTCGGCCTCCCCGGACCCGGCGGACCCGGCGGACCCGGCGGACCCGGCGGAAGCAGTGAAAGCAGTGAGACCGTTGGACCGGGCGGCCTCGGCGGACCGGGCAGCCTCGGCAGTCAGGACGAGCAAGGCGGGCAGGACGAGACCGGCCGGCAGGACGAGACCGGCCGGCGGGCCGGGAGCGGCGAGACCCGGGAGGGCCCTGGCGCCGGTGGCTCCCCCGGCGGCTCGGCGGGCGTGTCCGACGACGTGGACACGGTGCTGGCGGCCGTCCTCGACGCCCTGACCCGGTTGCAGGCGATCCGGCAGCGACGCGCCGTCGCGCAGGCCGCGTTCGACAACGTCTGGCGCGGCGACTGA
- a CDS encoding arsenate reductase ArsC, giving the protein MAEKPSVLFVCVHNAGRSQMAAGWLSHLAGDRIEVRSAGSAPADRVNPAAVEAMREVGVDISAETPKILTVDAVKESDVCITMGCGDTCPVFPGKRYLDWTLEDPAGQGVEAVRPIRDEIRKLVEGLIEELAPEKTA; this is encoded by the coding sequence ATGGCCGAGAAGCCCTCCGTCCTGTTCGTCTGCGTCCACAACGCCGGCCGCTCCCAGATGGCCGCCGGTTGGCTGTCCCACCTGGCCGGCGACCGTATCGAGGTCCGCTCCGCCGGCTCCGCCCCGGCCGACCGGGTCAACCCCGCCGCGGTCGAGGCCATGCGCGAGGTGGGTGTCGACATCTCCGCGGAGACGCCGAAGATCCTGACCGTGGACGCCGTCAAGGAGTCGGACGTCTGCATCACCATGGGCTGCGGGGACACCTGCCCGGTCTTCCCCGGCAAGCGCTACCTGGACTGGACGCTGGAGGACCCCGCGGGCCAGGGTGTGGAAGCCGTCCGCCCGATCCGCGACGAGATCAGGAAGCTCGTCGAGGGTCTGATCGAGGAGCTCGCGCCGGAGAAGACCGCCTGA
- a CDS encoding SulP family inorganic anion transporter yields the protein MPLITAERRRTLRADVTASLVVFLVALPLCVGVAVASGVPAELGLITGIVGGLVTGLLPGSSLQVSGPAAGLTVLVFTAVSEYGLAALGVIVLGAGLIQVVLGALRLGRWFRAISLAVVQGMLAGIGLVLIAGQLYALADAKAPGGGLADLAGLPRLVLTTLTSQHALLALAVGVGTARLIAVWPRISGRAGVVPGALVAVGAATALTALLDLPISRVEVKGLLHAIQPPGLSDAARLADVGLAATVVAFALIASAESLFSANAVDRLHSGRRTDYDKELMAQGAGNTVCGLLGSLPMTAVIVRSSANVRAGARTKLSRVLHGVWLLLFVAFLPQALSYVPTAALAGVLIHAGWKLIPVREIRPLWRDHRGEAVILLVTAAAIVTTNMFEGVLIGLLLAVVKTAWAMSHVHISVSDSGIGAVRVRLTGNATFLRLPRILDTLEALPRRHVELDLSGVRHLDHACMIALQGWADERNAHISQPAAEAGAPGGSAAAGTAGGGAGTARGPAAPRPKGPPA from the coding sequence ATGCCCCTGATCACTGCAGAGCGCCGGCGCACCCTCCGCGCCGACGTCACCGCCTCGCTCGTCGTCTTCCTCGTCGCCCTGCCGCTGTGCGTGGGCGTGGCCGTCGCCTCCGGCGTACCGGCCGAACTCGGCCTCATCACCGGCATCGTCGGCGGTCTGGTCACCGGACTGCTGCCCGGTAGCAGCCTCCAGGTCAGCGGCCCGGCGGCCGGGCTGACCGTCCTCGTCTTCACCGCCGTGTCCGAGTACGGTCTGGCCGCGCTCGGCGTGATCGTGCTGGGCGCCGGGCTGATCCAGGTCGTGCTCGGCGCCCTGCGGCTCGGCCGCTGGTTCCGCGCCATCTCGTTGGCCGTCGTCCAGGGCATGCTCGCCGGTATCGGACTGGTTCTGATCGCCGGTCAGCTCTACGCCCTGGCGGACGCCAAGGCCCCGGGCGGCGGCCTGGCCGACCTCGCGGGCCTGCCCCGGCTGGTGCTGACCACGCTCACGTCGCAGCACGCCCTTCTGGCCCTCGCCGTGGGTGTCGGCACGGCACGGCTCATCGCCGTGTGGCCGCGCATCTCGGGGCGGGCCGGGGTGGTGCCGGGGGCGCTCGTCGCGGTGGGTGCCGCGACCGCCCTGACGGCTCTGCTCGACCTGCCGATCTCCCGGGTCGAGGTCAAGGGTCTGCTGCACGCGATCCAGCCGCCCGGCCTGTCCGACGCGGCGCGCCTCGCCGACGTCGGGCTCGCCGCCACGGTGGTGGCGTTCGCGCTGATCGCCTCGGCGGAGAGCCTGTTCAGCGCCAACGCCGTGGACCGTCTCCACTCGGGCCGCCGCACCGACTACGACAAGGAACTGATGGCGCAGGGCGCCGGCAACACCGTCTGCGGTCTGCTGGGTTCGCTGCCGATGACCGCCGTCATCGTGCGCAGCTCCGCCAACGTCCGGGCCGGGGCGCGCACCAAGCTCTCGCGGGTGCTGCACGGCGTGTGGCTGCTGCTGTTCGTCGCCTTCCTGCCGCAGGCCCTCTCCTACGTCCCGACCGCCGCGCTCGCCGGCGTCCTGATCCACGCGGGATGGAAGCTGATCCCGGTGCGGGAGATCCGGCCGCTGTGGCGCGACCACCGCGGCGAGGCCGTGATCCTCCTCGTCACGGCGGCGGCGATCGTGACGACGAACATGTTCGAGGGCGTGCTCATCGGCCTGCTGCTCGCCGTCGTCAAGACCGCGTGGGCAATGTCCCACGTGCACATCTCGGTCTCCGACAGCGGTATCGGAGCCGTACGGGTCCGGCTCACCGGCAACGCCACGTTCCTGCGGCTGCCCCGCATCCTGGACACCCTGGAGGCGCTGCCGCGGCGGCATGTGGAGCTCGACCTCTCCGGGGTGCGCCATCTGGACCACGCGTGCATGATCGCCCTGCAGGGCTGGGCGGACGAGCGCAACGCCCACATCTCGCAGCCGGCCGCGGAGGCGGGCGCGCCGGGAGGCTCCGCGGCTGCCGGGACGGCGGGGGGCGGGGCCGGGACGGCCCGCGGTCCGGCCGCTCCGCGCCCCAAGGGGCCGCCCGCGTAG
- the aspA gene encoding aspartate ammonia-lyase has protein sequence MPTHDRLPSDDLRDDPRDDAPGGAFRREHDLLGERDVPADAYYGIHTLRAVENFPITGTAVSAYPDLVTALASVKQAAALANRELGLLDAAKAEAIVTACEEIRAGKLHHEFVVDVIQGGAGTSTNMNANEVVANRALELLGHRKGEYARLHPLEDVNAGQSTNDVYPTAVKIALDLAAQRLLDAMEVLRAAFDAKAEEFADVLKMGRTQLQDAVPMTLGQEFATYAVMLGEDHKRLTEARELIREINLGGTAIGTGLNAHPRYAETAARNLRAVTGLPLTVAEDLVEATQDAGAFVQLSGVLKRIAVKLSKTCNDLRLLSCGPRAGFAEINLPPVQAGSSIMPGKVNPVVPEVVNQIAFEVIGNDMAVTMAAEAGQLQLNAFEPVIAHSLLKSLTHLRAGCLTLAERCVTGITANREHLAALVARSIGLATALNPHIGYEQATAVAQEALSTGRSVHELVLAKGLLTEEQLRHILLPDNLARPHGRQPVRDAAC, from the coding sequence ATGCCCACGCACGACCGCCTCCCCTCCGACGACCTGCGCGACGACCCGCGTGACGATGCTCCCGGCGGTGCGTTCCGGCGCGAGCACGACCTGCTCGGCGAACGGGACGTCCCGGCGGACGCCTACTACGGCATCCACACCCTGCGGGCCGTCGAGAACTTCCCCATCACCGGCACCGCCGTCTCGGCCTATCCGGACCTCGTGACCGCCCTCGCCTCCGTCAAGCAGGCCGCCGCGCTCGCCAACCGCGAACTCGGGCTGCTGGACGCGGCCAAGGCGGAAGCGATCGTGACCGCGTGCGAGGAGATACGGGCCGGGAAACTCCACCACGAGTTCGTGGTCGACGTGATCCAGGGCGGCGCGGGCACCTCCACGAACATGAACGCCAACGAGGTCGTCGCCAACCGGGCCCTGGAACTCCTCGGCCACCGCAAGGGCGAGTACGCGCGGCTGCACCCGCTGGAGGACGTCAACGCGGGCCAGAGCACCAACGACGTGTACCCCACCGCCGTGAAGATCGCCCTCGACCTCGCCGCCCAGCGGCTGCTGGACGCCATGGAGGTGCTGCGCGCGGCCTTCGACGCCAAGGCGGAGGAGTTCGCCGACGTCCTCAAGATGGGCCGTACCCAGCTCCAGGACGCGGTCCCCATGACCCTGGGCCAGGAGTTCGCGACGTACGCCGTGATGCTCGGCGAGGACCACAAGCGGCTCACCGAGGCCCGTGAGCTGATCCGCGAGATCAACCTCGGCGGTACGGCGATCGGCACCGGGCTCAACGCCCACCCCCGGTACGCGGAGACGGCCGCCCGGAACCTCCGGGCCGTCACCGGCCTGCCGCTGACCGTCGCCGAGGACCTCGTCGAGGCCACCCAGGACGCCGGCGCGTTCGTCCAGCTGTCCGGCGTGCTCAAGCGGATCGCCGTCAAGCTCTCCAAGACCTGCAACGACCTGCGGCTGCTGTCCTGCGGGCCGCGCGCCGGATTCGCCGAGATCAACCTGCCCCCGGTACAGGCCGGTTCGAGCATCATGCCCGGCAAGGTGAACCCGGTCGTCCCCGAGGTCGTCAACCAGATCGCCTTCGAGGTCATCGGCAACGACATGGCCGTGACCATGGCCGCCGAGGCGGGGCAGCTCCAGCTGAACGCCTTCGAACCGGTGATCGCCCACAGCCTGCTCAAGAGCCTGACCCATCTGCGGGCCGGCTGCCTGACCCTCGCCGAGCGATGTGTCACGGGCATCACCGCCAACCGGGAGCACCTCGCGGCCCTCGTCGCCCGCTCCATCGGCCTGGCGACCGCGCTCAATCCGCACATCGGCTACGAGCAGGCCACCGCCGTCGCCCAGGAGGCGCTGAGCACCGGCCGCAGTGTGCACGAACTCGTCCTGGCCAAGGGCCTTCTGACGGAGGAGCAACTGCGGCACATCCTGCTTCCGGACAACCTCGCCCGACCGCACGGCCGTCAGCCGGTCCGGGACGCCGCCTGCTGA
- a CDS encoding SDR family oxidoreductase, which translates to MSGQGDGRDTVGPRCLVTGATGYIGGRLVPALLDAGYRVRCMARSPGKLRDHPWAGDVEVVQGDVTDPGSLDEPLRGVDVAYYLVHGLRSGASFEEADREAATAFAERASAAGVGRIVYLGGLTPVAVPGHELSPHLRSRAEVGEIFLRAPVPATVLRAAVVIGSGSASFEMLRYLTERLPVMVTPSWVSTRVQPIAVGDVLRYLVGSARMPADVNRSFDIGGPDVVTYELMMRRYAEVARLPRRLILGVPMLTPRLSSLWIGLVTPVPPSLARPLAESLRHEVVCREHDIARYVPDPPGGPTGLDEALKLALQRVRDAQVATRWSSAAPPGAPSDPLPTDPDWAGGSLYTDRRSLDVDASPQDLWRVIEGIGGDNGWYSFPLAWAVRGWLDRLVGGVGLRRGRRDAARLRVGDSLDFWRVEEIEPGRLLRLRAEMRLPGLAWLEMCAERGEGGRTRYRQRALFHPRGLLGHVYWWSVSPFHAVVFGGMARNIARAAEKAAAAGTGAPDPVPEEAPSSRAR; encoded by the coding sequence ATGAGTGGACAGGGCGACGGCCGGGACACCGTGGGCCCGCGGTGTCTCGTGACCGGCGCGACCGGGTACATCGGCGGTCGGCTGGTGCCCGCACTGCTGGACGCGGGATACCGGGTCCGCTGCATGGCGCGATCGCCCGGGAAGCTGCGCGACCACCCCTGGGCCGGGGATGTCGAGGTCGTCCAGGGCGACGTCACCGACCCCGGCTCCCTCGACGAACCGCTGCGTGGTGTGGACGTCGCGTACTACCTCGTGCACGGGCTCCGGTCCGGGGCCTCCTTCGAGGAGGCCGACCGCGAGGCGGCCACGGCGTTCGCCGAGCGGGCGAGCGCGGCGGGCGTGGGGCGGATCGTCTACCTGGGCGGCCTGACGCCCGTCGCGGTCCCCGGGCACGAGCTCTCCCCCCACCTGCGCTCCCGGGCCGAGGTCGGCGAGATCTTCCTCCGCGCGCCGGTGCCCGCGACCGTACTGCGCGCCGCCGTCGTCATAGGCTCCGGCTCCGCGTCCTTCGAGATGCTGCGCTACCTCACCGAGCGGCTGCCCGTCATGGTCACCCCGAGCTGGGTGAGCACCCGCGTCCAGCCCATCGCCGTCGGGGACGTGCTGCGCTACCTCGTCGGCAGCGCCCGGATGCCCGCGGACGTCAACCGGTCGTTCGACATCGGCGGGCCGGACGTGGTGACGTACGAGCTGATGATGCGGCGCTACGCCGAGGTGGCCCGGCTGCCCCGGCGCCTGATCCTGGGCGTGCCGATGCTGACGCCGCGGCTGTCCAGCCTGTGGATCGGGCTGGTCACGCCCGTGCCGCCGTCCCTCGCCCGGCCCCTCGCCGAGTCGCTGCGGCACGAGGTCGTCTGCCGGGAGCACGACATCGCCCGCTATGTGCCCGACCCGCCCGGCGGCCCGACCGGGCTGGACGAAGCCCTGAAGCTGGCGCTGCAGCGGGTACGCGACGCGCAGGTCGCCACCCGGTGGTCCTCCGCCGCGCCGCCCGGCGCCCCGAGCGACCCGCTGCCCACGGACCCCGACTGGGCCGGGGGCAGCCTCTACACCGACCGGCGCTCGCTGGACGTCGATGCCTCGCCGCAGGACCTGTGGCGGGTCATCGAGGGGATCGGCGGCGACAACGGCTGGTACTCCTTCCCGCTCGCCTGGGCGGTACGGGGCTGGCTCGACCGGCTCGTCGGCGGCGTCGGACTGCGCCGCGGCCGCCGGGACGCCGCCCGGCTGAGGGTGGGCGACTCGCTGGACTTCTGGCGGGTCGAGGAGATCGAGCCGGGCCGCCTGCTGCGGCTGCGGGCCGAGATGCGGCTGCCGGGCCTCGCCTGGCTGGAGATGTGCGCCGAGCGGGGCGAAGGGGGCCGGACCCGCTACCGGCAGCGGGCGCTGTTCCACCCGCGCGGACTGCTCGGGCACGTGTACTGGTGGAGCGTCTCCCCGTTCCACGCGGTGGTCTTCGGCGGCATGGCGCGCAACATCGCGCGGGCCGCAGAGAAGGCCGCCGCGGCGGGCACCGGCGCCCCGGATCCGGTGCCGGAGGAGGCCCCGTCCTCGCGGGCCCGCTGA